A genomic segment from Corythoichthys intestinalis isolate RoL2023-P3 chromosome 2, ASM3026506v1, whole genome shotgun sequence encodes:
- the LOC130931368 gene encoding uncharacterized protein LOC130931368 isoform X1, with amino-acid sequence MSTLELMKKECLASGTLSSASLKRRFIRKGRVSPRSNSKDVNTDCQQCRCFIFSQSGSGRTVQRVLTACLLSFLALLASVSTDLSSNFQLLHSTEAAYEALASCRTVAILHLVGKLQMMRHLLSKAGIETFNASGSTAVLPMENLCGDLDEIHCHVEVAEFCQDIERSVQASLNVSFDANGTNENVTSSLNLFIGRLLDMWSTEEDTLNKAKHDSNWRNVLSARLLLSFIELNFQFMDFPFIIAFPAFQEKWTFVVMHLSFAALMTEQLHDCWLKNIDGKFNTSLYFKNTFNTNIWELTHSGKDLPGSLAGLQALNNTQQCLFGRALPLLKMSSRSVSSALSRKISFLTIACLIYPVVMFSFKQMTEWIQNYAHSLKEKTEDLRRQRKLAEDLLHQMLPKSVARQLRRHKHVEAESYEKVTIFFSDIVGFTSISASCTPLQVVEMLNNLYVCFDTRIDSYDVYKVETIGDAYMVVSGLPERNGDRHADEIAKMALDLVAAVRQVAIPHMPNQRLQLRAGIHTGPCVAGIVGSKMPRYCLFGDTVNTASRMESTSLPQKIHTSSETYLALIKDYAYELQLRGEIEVKGKGKMNTYWLIGHKNFSVQNDSLVCHWNPNMARKKKTLASSDVSIGHSSATVQSLSENTTTPVPSHTPPHLRSDKTGLSVGSQLGSSEYKCDILPGSTNNNNNNLSHYWNLYKRIRDS; translated from the exons ATGTCAACTTTGGAATTAATGAAAAAGGAATGTCTTGCATCTGGGACATTGTCCTCTGCTTCTCTAAAAAGACGTTTTATTAGAAAGGGAAGAGTGTCTCCAAGGTCCAACTCCAAAGATGTGAACACTGACTGCCAACAGTGCAG GTGTTTCATATTCTCCCAATCCGGCAGTGGCCGCACCGTTCAACGGGTTCTGACGGCGTGCCTCCTCTCTTTCCTGGCCTTGCTGGCTTCAGTATCCACTGACCTCAGCTCCAATTTTCAGTTGCTCCACTCCACAGAAGCTGCTTACGAAGCGCTAGCTTCATGCCGGACGGTAGCCATCTTGCACCTGGTCGGTAAGCTGCAAATGATGCGTCACCTGTTAAGCAAAGCTGGAATAGAGACGTTCAACGCCAGTGGTTCTACAGCTGTACTGCCTATGGAGAATCTGTGTGGTGACTTAGATGAGATCCATTGCCATGTTGAGGTGGCTGAATTTTGCCAAGACATTGAAAGGAGTGTCCAAGCATCACTTAATGTTTCATTTGATGCAAATGGAACAAATGAAAACGTCACTTCTTCTCTGAACTTGTTCATCGGAAGGCTTCTAGACATGTGGTCAACAGAAGAAGATACTCtaaacaaagctaaacatgactcaaACTGGAGAAATGTTCTATCTGCAAGACTTCTTCTTTCATTTATAGAGCTCAACTTCCAGTTCATGGACTTCCCATTTATCATAGCTTTTCCTGCCTTTCAGGAGAAGTGGACTTTTGTCGTAATGCACCTGAGCTTTGCTGCTCTCATGACAGAACAACTGCATGACTGCTGGTTAAAGAACATTGATGGAAAGTTCAACACCAGCTTGTATTTCAAAAATACCTTTAACACCAATATTTGGGAGCTCACACATTCGGGCAAAGATCTGCCCGGGTCTCTTGCTGGCCTTCAAGCTCTAAATAACACTCAGCAGTGCTTGTTCGGTCGTGCGCTGCCTCTACTTAAAATGTCCTCTCGCTCAGTGTCTTCAGCCCTTAGTAGGAAGATCAGCTTTCTGACAATCGCCTGCCTCATCTACCCGGTGGTCATGTTCTCCTTCAAGCAAATGACTGAGTGGATTCAAAACTATGCGCACAGTTTGAAAGAGAAGACAGAGGACCTTAGGCGGCAAAGAAAGCTGGCTGAAGATCTTCTACACCAAATGCTGCCAAAGTCTGTCGCTAGACAGCTGCGCCGGCATAAACACGTAGAGGCGGAGAGCTACGAGAAG GTGACCATTTTTTTCTCGGACATTGTCGGTTTCACGTCCATCTCCGCCTCCTGTACTCCTCTCCAAGTTGTGGAGATGCTCAACAACCTCTACGTTTGCTTTGACACACGAATCGACTCATATGATGTTTACAAG GTAGAAACAATTGGGGATGCATACATGGTGGTGAGCGGACTCCCCGAGAGGAATGGGGACCGGCACGCTGACGAGATTGCTAAAATGGCTCTGGATCTTGTCGCAGCCGTCCGACAGGTGGCCATCCCTCACATGCCCAACCAGAGGCTGCAACTCCGAGCTGGAATTCACACAG GTCCATGTGTGGCAGGAATTGTAGGCTCCAAAATGCCTAGATACTGTCTGTTTGGGGACACGGTGAATACAGCATCAAGAATGGAGTCTACCAGCTTGC CTCAAAAAATCCACACTAGTTCCGAAACCTACTTGGCTCTTATCAAAGACTATGCTTATGAGCTGCAGCTTCGTGGAGAAATTGAAGTCAAG GGTAAAGGCAAAATGAACACATACTGGTTGATTGGCCATAAGAACTTCAGTGTCCAGAATGACAGTTTGGTTTGCCACTGGAATCCTAACATGGCAAGAAAAAAGAAGACCTTAGCAAGCAGTGATGTCTCCATTGGACAC TCTTCAGCGACAGTGCAGAGCCTCAGTGAAAACACCACCACACCAGTGCCCAGTCACACACCACCGCATCTTCGATCTGATAAGACCGGCCTAAGCGTGGGGTCTCAGTTGGGCAGCAGCGAATATAAATGTGACATTCTACCTGGctccacaaacaacaacaacaacaacctcaGTCATTATTGGAACTTGTATAAAAGAATAAGGGATTCATAA
- the LOC130931368 gene encoding uncharacterized protein LOC130931368 isoform X2, whose protein sequence is MDRMVSFLKAANEFKGCFIFSQSGSGRTVQRVLTACLLSFLALLASVSTDLSSNFQLLHSTEAAYEALASCRTVAILHLVGKLQMMRHLLSKAGIETFNASGSTAVLPMENLCGDLDEIHCHVEVAEFCQDIERSVQASLNVSFDANGTNENVTSSLNLFIGRLLDMWSTEEDTLNKAKHDSNWRNVLSARLLLSFIELNFQFMDFPFIIAFPAFQEKWTFVVMHLSFAALMTEQLHDCWLKNIDGKFNTSLYFKNTFNTNIWELTHSGKDLPGSLAGLQALNNTQQCLFGRALPLLKMSSRSVSSALSRKISFLTIACLIYPVVMFSFKQMTEWIQNYAHSLKEKTEDLRRQRKLAEDLLHQMLPKSVARQLRRHKHVEAESYEKVTIFFSDIVGFTSISASCTPLQVVEMLNNLYVCFDTRIDSYDVYKVETIGDAYMVVSGLPERNGDRHADEIAKMALDLVAAVRQVAIPHMPNQRLQLRAGIHTGPCVAGIVGSKMPRYCLFGDTVNTASRMESTSLPQKIHTSSETYLALIKDYAYELQLRGEIEVKGKGKMNTYWLIGHKNFSVQNDSLVCHWNPNMARKKKTLASSDVSIGHSSATVQSLSENTTTPVPSHTPPHLRSDKTGLSVGSQLGSSEYKCDILPGSTNNNNNNLSHYWNLYKRIRDS, encoded by the exons ATGGACAGGATGGTATCGTTTTTGAAGGCAGCAAATGAATTTAAAGG GTGTTTCATATTCTCCCAATCCGGCAGTGGCCGCACCGTTCAACGGGTTCTGACGGCGTGCCTCCTCTCTTTCCTGGCCTTGCTGGCTTCAGTATCCACTGACCTCAGCTCCAATTTTCAGTTGCTCCACTCCACAGAAGCTGCTTACGAAGCGCTAGCTTCATGCCGGACGGTAGCCATCTTGCACCTGGTCGGTAAGCTGCAAATGATGCGTCACCTGTTAAGCAAAGCTGGAATAGAGACGTTCAACGCCAGTGGTTCTACAGCTGTACTGCCTATGGAGAATCTGTGTGGTGACTTAGATGAGATCCATTGCCATGTTGAGGTGGCTGAATTTTGCCAAGACATTGAAAGGAGTGTCCAAGCATCACTTAATGTTTCATTTGATGCAAATGGAACAAATGAAAACGTCACTTCTTCTCTGAACTTGTTCATCGGAAGGCTTCTAGACATGTGGTCAACAGAAGAAGATACTCtaaacaaagctaaacatgactcaaACTGGAGAAATGTTCTATCTGCAAGACTTCTTCTTTCATTTATAGAGCTCAACTTCCAGTTCATGGACTTCCCATTTATCATAGCTTTTCCTGCCTTTCAGGAGAAGTGGACTTTTGTCGTAATGCACCTGAGCTTTGCTGCTCTCATGACAGAACAACTGCATGACTGCTGGTTAAAGAACATTGATGGAAAGTTCAACACCAGCTTGTATTTCAAAAATACCTTTAACACCAATATTTGGGAGCTCACACATTCGGGCAAAGATCTGCCCGGGTCTCTTGCTGGCCTTCAAGCTCTAAATAACACTCAGCAGTGCTTGTTCGGTCGTGCGCTGCCTCTACTTAAAATGTCCTCTCGCTCAGTGTCTTCAGCCCTTAGTAGGAAGATCAGCTTTCTGACAATCGCCTGCCTCATCTACCCGGTGGTCATGTTCTCCTTCAAGCAAATGACTGAGTGGATTCAAAACTATGCGCACAGTTTGAAAGAGAAGACAGAGGACCTTAGGCGGCAAAGAAAGCTGGCTGAAGATCTTCTACACCAAATGCTGCCAAAGTCTGTCGCTAGACAGCTGCGCCGGCATAAACACGTAGAGGCGGAGAGCTACGAGAAG GTGACCATTTTTTTCTCGGACATTGTCGGTTTCACGTCCATCTCCGCCTCCTGTACTCCTCTCCAAGTTGTGGAGATGCTCAACAACCTCTACGTTTGCTTTGACACACGAATCGACTCATATGATGTTTACAAG GTAGAAACAATTGGGGATGCATACATGGTGGTGAGCGGACTCCCCGAGAGGAATGGGGACCGGCACGCTGACGAGATTGCTAAAATGGCTCTGGATCTTGTCGCAGCCGTCCGACAGGTGGCCATCCCTCACATGCCCAACCAGAGGCTGCAACTCCGAGCTGGAATTCACACAG GTCCATGTGTGGCAGGAATTGTAGGCTCCAAAATGCCTAGATACTGTCTGTTTGGGGACACGGTGAATACAGCATCAAGAATGGAGTCTACCAGCTTGC CTCAAAAAATCCACACTAGTTCCGAAACCTACTTGGCTCTTATCAAAGACTATGCTTATGAGCTGCAGCTTCGTGGAGAAATTGAAGTCAAG GGTAAAGGCAAAATGAACACATACTGGTTGATTGGCCATAAGAACTTCAGTGTCCAGAATGACAGTTTGGTTTGCCACTGGAATCCTAACATGGCAAGAAAAAAGAAGACCTTAGCAAGCAGTGATGTCTCCATTGGACAC TCTTCAGCGACAGTGCAGAGCCTCAGTGAAAACACCACCACACCAGTGCCCAGTCACACACCACCGCATCTTCGATCTGATAAGACCGGCCTAAGCGTGGGGTCTCAGTTGGGCAGCAGCGAATATAAATGTGACATTCTACCTGGctccacaaacaacaacaacaacaacctcaGTCATTATTGGAACTTGTATAAAAGAATAAGGGATTCATAA